A region from the Bacteroidota bacterium genome encodes:
- a CDS encoding PAS domain-containing sensor histidine kinase, whose product MGIALINEHFQIRRVNQELQKTLNHHPGCVPGADIRKLFATSSQDDFYRLIFNLPEEESASVSPVLIVDGEQQQIFCRLMARRIDMEDGNYVVLFEDISKEIETRQELEYNRQILEKVGTHVWDVVGFAGQDLRFRWISPSVRQYGYEPHEVVGKSIFSYVHPDDLPAIVQATQEAIKNGQPGIAEYRLIKKDGQAVWVETSGNLAYDAHGNISSAVFVTRSIEERKKMEKMLQQQNQELAALNATKDKVFSIIAHDLRSPFSGLLGLTELLVGIDQVNEASEIPKLASAVHQSALRAFNSLNDLLDWARLQRQSIVPKPEQFEAKAVYEQLHKQFEQNLRDKNLTFHMAFSQDLKIFTDPVLLERILWNLLSNAIKFSEKNKAITLRIETENPDRYILSIEDQGIGIPNDMLPELFELSERKQRKGTNNEHSAGLGLIIVKDLVKLLGGSIEVRSEEGKGSTFSLWLPGKNQVPES is encoded by the coding sequence GTGGGCATCGCACTCATTAACGAACATTTCCAAATCAGGCGGGTAAACCAGGAACTGCAGAAAACACTGAATCATCATCCAGGCTGTGTTCCCGGGGCCGACATCCGAAAACTTTTTGCAACCTCCTCGCAGGACGATTTTTATAGACTCATATTTAATTTACCTGAAGAAGAAAGCGCCTCCGTTTCACCTGTGCTTATCGTTGACGGTGAGCAGCAACAAATTTTCTGCAGGCTCATGGCAAGGCGAATTGACATGGAAGACGGGAACTATGTTGTATTATTTGAAGACATATCCAAAGAAATAGAAACCCGTCAGGAACTCGAGTACAACCGGCAAATTCTGGAAAAAGTAGGCACCCATGTATGGGATGTGGTGGGTTTTGCAGGCCAGGATCTGCGTTTTCGATGGATAAGCCCTTCGGTCAGACAATATGGCTATGAACCTCACGAAGTGGTCGGAAAAAGCATTTTTAGCTATGTGCATCCTGACGACCTGCCTGCAATCGTGCAGGCTACCCAGGAAGCGATAAAAAATGGCCAGCCCGGAATTGCAGAATATCGCCTGATAAAAAAAGACGGTCAGGCTGTGTGGGTCGAAACCAGCGGAAATCTTGCCTACGATGCACATGGCAACATTTCTTCCGCAGTATTTGTAACGCGCTCAATCGAAGAACGGAAGAAAATGGAAAAGATGCTTCAGCAGCAAAACCAGGAACTGGCAGCGCTCAACGCCACCAAGGACAAGGTGTTTTCGATCATCGCACACGACCTGAGGAGTCCTTTCTCTGGTTTACTGGGGCTTACTGAACTCCTGGTGGGTATCGACCAGGTAAACGAAGCATCAGAAATACCTAAGCTTGCCTCAGCAGTGCACCAATCGGCCCTGCGGGCTTTCAATTCCCTGAACGACCTGCTGGATTGGGCAAGATTGCAACGACAAAGCATCGTCCCAAAGCCGGAACAATTTGAGGCAAAGGCAGTTTATGAGCAGCTGCACAAACAATTCGAGCAAAACCTAAGGGATAAAAACCTCACCTTCCATATGGCATTTTCGCAGGATCTGAAAATATTTACCGATCCGGTGTTGCTGGAGCGTATTCTTTGGAACCTGCTTTCGAACGCCATCAAATTTTCTGAAAAGAATAAGGCAATCACCCTCCGGATTGAGACAGAAAACCCTGATAGATACATATTAAGCATTGAAGATCAGGGCATTGGAATACCCAATGACATGCTACCCGAGCTTTTCGAGCTAAGCGAACGGAAACAACGTAAGGGAACCAACAACGAGCATTCGGCCGGTCTGGGACTGATCATCGTAAAAGACCTTGTCAAGTTGCTTGGAGGCAGCATTGAAGTGCGAAGCGAGGAAGGCAAAGGCAGCACATTCAGCCTGTGGTTGCCGGGTAAAAATCAGGTGCCTGAATCCTGA
- a CDS encoding lysozyme: MKTSSTGLNLIKTHEGLRLEAYQCPAGRWTIGYGHTRTAQAGMRITEAQAHMLLQSDLAAAEAIVNTALPGLKQHQFDALVSFVFNVGAKAFLNSTLLRKIRTAAPEADIRAEFARWIYANGKPLPGLAKRRADEANLFFNTNQA; this comes from the coding sequence ATGAAAACAAGCTCCACCGGTTTGAATTTGATCAAAACGCACGAGGGCCTGCGCCTTGAAGCCTACCAATGCCCTGCCGGACGATGGACAATAGGATACGGCCACACACGAACAGCACAGGCCGGTATGCGTATCACCGAGGCACAGGCCCACATGTTGCTCCAAAGCGATCTGGCAGCAGCCGAAGCGATAGTAAACACTGCACTCCCCGGCTTGAAGCAGCACCAGTTCGATGCACTGGTGAGCTTTGTGTTCAATGTGGGAGCAAAAGCATTTCTCAACAGCACTCTGCTGCGCAAAATCAGAACAGCAGCCCCGGAGGCCGACATTAGGGCCGAGTTTGCCCGCTGGATTTATGCCAACGGTAAGCCATTGCCGGGCCTGGCCAAACGACGTGCCGACGAAGCCAATTTGTTTTTCAACACCAATCAAGCATGA
- a CDS encoding HK97 family phage prohead protease, giving the protein MSYKVVINTPALNSYGTRVLTSGIDLEQYRRNPVLLWMHSRPWKGTTDEVLPIGTVQELEVHDEVLTGRLVFDQNDTFAQRIKEKWDAGVLRMVSMGIDIVEQSDDPHHLVQGQTRPTITRSKLREVSVVDIGSNDDALALYHEGKRLNLASAETDIVLRPLKPFLNMNQIALKLGLAASASADELSQAIEALQQRAAKADQLEAQLQQLQYAQLEQLVDQAIQNRQITTDQREHFVNLGKSAGYESLAKTLALLKPAQKPTDVIKGAQAKAGGYAKLSELPQNERIELRTNDPAAYKALFEAEYGFKPEL; this is encoded by the coding sequence ATGAGCTACAAGGTGGTAATCAACACCCCGGCACTCAACAGCTACGGCACACGTGTGCTCACCTCGGGCATCGATCTGGAGCAATATCGTCGCAATCCGGTGTTGTTGTGGATGCACAGCCGCCCCTGGAAAGGTACTACTGACGAGGTACTGCCAATTGGTACGGTGCAGGAGCTCGAGGTGCACGACGAGGTGCTCACGGGCCGCCTGGTGTTTGACCAAAACGACACATTTGCACAGCGCATCAAGGAAAAGTGGGATGCAGGCGTATTGCGCATGGTGAGCATGGGCATCGACATTGTAGAGCAAAGCGACGATCCGCATCATCTGGTGCAGGGCCAAACACGGCCCACCATTACCCGCAGCAAGTTGCGCGAGGTGAGCGTAGTGGACATAGGCAGCAACGATGATGCCCTTGCCCTTTACCACGAGGGCAAACGGCTTAACCTTGCATCCGCCGAAACCGACATTGTTTTGAGACCTTTAAAACCCTTTTTAAATATGAATCAAATTGCCCTGAAATTAGGTTTGGCAGCTTCGGCCAGTGCCGACGAGCTCAGCCAGGCCATAGAAGCCCTGCAGCAGCGTGCCGCCAAGGCCGACCAATTAGAGGCACAATTGCAGCAACTGCAATATGCCCAGCTTGAGCAACTGGTGGATCAGGCTATCCAAAACCGCCAGATTACCACCGACCAGCGCGAACATTTTGTTAACCTTGGCAAGAGCGCCGGATACGAAAGCTTAGCTAAAACCCTTGCCTTGCTGAAACCTGCTCAAAAGCCCACCGATGTAATCAAAGGAGCGCAGGCCAAAGCCGGCGGATATGCCAAGCTGAGCGAGCTGCCTCAAAATGAGCGCATCGAGCTTCGCACCAACGATCCAGCCGCTTACAAAGCCTTGTTTGAGGCTGAGTATGGTTTTAAACCCGAGTTGTAA
- a CDS encoding terminase, translating to MARNERESKKEYARILYMQGEMQKTIAEKTGLTPVTINKWVKNGGWEALRAASNITRPELVNKLLRTINNLLDEVNNTKDPTMMVSLGDRLSKFASTIEKLDRKASVVDAIEVFMAFNRWIQHRRTIDPELSPELVRAINKYQDIYVSEQLSK from the coding sequence ATGGCCCGAAACGAACGCGAAAGCAAGAAAGAATATGCCCGCATCCTCTACATGCAGGGCGAGATGCAAAAAACCATAGCCGAAAAAACCGGCCTTACGCCTGTAACCATCAATAAATGGGTTAAAAACGGCGGATGGGAGGCCCTCAGGGCGGCCAGCAACATCACCCGTCCCGAGCTGGTTAACAAGTTGTTGCGCACTATAAACAACCTGCTCGACGAGGTGAACAACACCAAAGACCCCACCATGATGGTATCGCTGGGCGACCGCCTGAGCAAATTTGCCAGCACCATCGAAAAACTCGATCGCAAAGCCAGCGTGGTGGATGCCATTGAGGTGTTTATGGCCTTTAACCGCTGGATACAACACCGCCGCACCATCGATCCCGAACTGTCGCCCGAGCTGGTTCGCGCCATAAATAAATACCAGGACATTTACGTGAGCGAGCAATTGAGCAAGTGA
- a CDS encoding DUF1320 family protein → MPFLTNNDYKAVSDAATLEVLHQSDQANLQRAETYALEEICSYLRAKYDMTAAFSATGAERNPQLVMIAADIALYHLVAWLPKRMGFEMREIRYKRAIEWLEAVQAGRATPNLPPLIQPTTANPQNGIRYGSWKPATHQY, encoded by the coding sequence ATGCCTTTTTTAACCAACAACGATTATAAAGCCGTCAGCGATGCGGCCACCCTCGAAGTGCTCCATCAGAGCGACCAAGCCAACCTGCAACGTGCCGAAACCTATGCCCTGGAAGAAATCTGCAGCTACCTGCGCGCCAAATACGACATGACAGCCGCCTTCAGCGCCACTGGAGCAGAGCGCAACCCGCAACTGGTGATGATAGCTGCCGACATTGCACTTTATCACCTTGTGGCATGGCTACCCAAACGCATGGGATTCGAAATGCGCGAAATACGCTACAAACGTGCCATCGAATGGCTCGAAGCAGTACAGGCCGGCAGAGCAACCCCTAACTTGCCTCCACTCATCCAGCCCACCACTGCCAATCCGCAAAACGGCATCCGATACGGCTCGTGGAAACCTGCCACACATCAGTACTAA
- a CDS encoding DUF935 family protein, whose translation MKTKEMLLAMQNANERQRIKSMLIELAVRTQHLTKKDIGTWRQAWQLAINTENPRRSHLYDVYTDVDVDMHLTGAIAQRKNMVLKKAFRLVDASGKEVRQATELLETEWFKDFMSHALDSRFWGHSLIQFGDIITLGGKRMFEQVSLVPRRHVVPEHGIILRNADDEHSKGISYRNSNLANWCIEAGKPHDLGLLLKCAPHALSKKNMMAFWDGFGELFGMPIRIGKTISRDPNEISKIEQMLGDMGAAAWGLFPEGTEIQIVESSRGDAFNVYDQRIERCNSEMSKGILNQTMTIDEGASLSQSQVHLQIFQNVIEADADMLRDLVNNRLLPFMLMHGFQVQGLRFEWDDSIDYSPDQQKNIEQMLLDAGYEIDPAYFTEKYNIPVSARKTDPAAFFF comes from the coding sequence ATGAAAACAAAGGAGATGCTCCTGGCAATGCAAAATGCCAACGAACGCCAACGCATCAAAAGCATGCTCATCGAACTGGCCGTGCGCACCCAGCACCTCACTAAAAAAGACATAGGCACCTGGCGGCAGGCATGGCAACTGGCTATCAATACCGAAAACCCCCGCCGCTCACACCTCTACGACGTTTATACCGACGTGGACGTGGACATGCACTTGACAGGTGCCATAGCCCAACGCAAAAACATGGTGCTCAAAAAGGCTTTCAGGCTGGTGGATGCCTCGGGCAAAGAAGTGCGCCAGGCTACAGAACTGCTCGAAACCGAATGGTTTAAAGATTTTATGAGCCATGCCCTCGACAGCCGCTTCTGGGGGCACTCGCTCATACAGTTTGGCGACATCATCACCCTTGGGGGTAAACGCATGTTCGAGCAGGTGAGCCTGGTGCCAAGGCGCCACGTGGTGCCCGAACATGGCATCATCCTGCGCAATGCCGACGACGAACACAGCAAAGGCATCAGCTACCGAAACAGCAACCTGGCCAATTGGTGCATCGAAGCAGGCAAACCTCATGACCTGGGCCTGTTGCTCAAATGTGCACCCCATGCCCTAAGCAAAAAAAACATGATGGCCTTCTGGGACGGCTTTGGCGAACTCTTTGGCATGCCCATACGCATAGGCAAGACCATCAGCCGCGACCCCAACGAAATAAGCAAAATAGAGCAAATGCTGGGCGATATGGGCGCCGCCGCCTGGGGTCTCTTTCCCGAAGGCACCGAAATACAAATCGTCGAAAGCTCGCGCGGCGATGCCTTCAACGTGTACGACCAACGCATCGAACGCTGTAACAGCGAAATGAGCAAAGGTATCCTCAACCAAACCATGACCATCGACGAAGGTGCCTCGCTCAGCCAAAGCCAGGTACACCTGCAAATCTTCCAAAATGTCATCGAAGCCGATGCCGATATGCTGCGCGATTTGGTCAACAACCGCCTGCTGCCCTTTATGCTCATGCACGGTTTTCAGGTGCAGGGCCTGCGCTTCGAATGGGACGACAGCATCGACTACAGCCCCGACCAGCAAAAAAACATCGAACAAATGCTGCTCGACGCCGGCTATGAAATAGACCCGGCATACTTTACTGAAAAATACAACATCCCCGTCAGTGCCCGCAAAACCGACCCTGCGGCTTTTTTTTTCTGA
- a CDS encoding minor capsid protein, whose protein sequence is MLKDEKGNIKPFSRFRQEITSLYQTYNVRYLEAEYNFAAASAQMAAKWSDFEQDGDQYNLQFRTSNDEKVRASHAALHNTTLPPSDPFWDNYIPPLDWNCRCTVVQVLKNKYPLTNSAQAIRNGEAATTRIDKNGVNRAAMFRFNPGKQKVIFPQNHPYFKVQQRVKDVIDSLLTSYSEKAKAAKGLVSWYKQNLPTTKIGKFDARRFEVKAAMLDQPVVVNANFYNELIYKYRNDKRYILKLEIAKKAHELIGVADFVSQEDARHGNNRFNVYTTSHNGLLVIMKVKITKDGNFLHHLVIK, encoded by the coding sequence ATGCTCAAAGACGAAAAAGGCAACATCAAACCCTTCAGCCGCTTCAGACAGGAAATAACAAGCCTTTATCAAACCTATAACGTTCGTTACCTCGAGGCCGAATACAACTTTGCCGCTGCCTCAGCACAAATGGCAGCCAAATGGAGCGACTTCGAACAGGACGGCGACCAGTACAACCTGCAGTTTCGCACCTCCAACGATGAAAAGGTCAGGGCATCGCACGCTGCACTGCACAACACCACACTCCCGCCCTCCGATCCCTTCTGGGACAACTACATACCGCCCCTCGACTGGAACTGCCGCTGCACCGTGGTGCAGGTGCTCAAAAACAAATATCCACTGACCAACAGCGCCCAGGCCATCAGAAACGGCGAAGCAGCCACCACACGTATTGATAAAAACGGCGTCAATCGGGCCGCCATGTTTCGCTTCAATCCCGGCAAGCAAAAGGTCATCTTCCCCCAAAACCATCCATATTTCAAGGTGCAGCAAAGGGTGAAAGATGTGATAGATTCACTGTTAACATCCTATTCGGAAAAAGCAAAAGCCGCCAAGGGACTTGTAAGCTGGTATAAGCAAAACTTGCCTACCACAAAGATTGGAAAGTTCGATGCAAGAAGATTTGAAGTAAAAGCCGCTATGTTGGATCAGCCGGTCGTTGTGAATGCAAATTTTTACAACGAACTCATTTATAAGTACAGAAACGACAAACGCTACATATTAAAACTGGAAATAGCAAAAAAGGCACATGAATTAATTGGGGTAGCCGATTTCGTGTCTCAGGAAGACGCCAGACACGGAAACAACAGATTCAATGTTTACACCACGTCGCACAACGGCCTACTCGTAATTATGAAGGTGAAAATTACCAAAGATGGCAACTTCCTACATCACTTAGTAATAAAGTAA
- a CDS encoding phage virion morphogenesis protein, which yields MKQILKDLSVGLLDEFDRNFERKAFFDQPWPARRLNTRGSLLVVRGGGGLRGSLRAQINQNSITFSSHQRHAALHNEGGSIVVTERMKRFFWAMHYRFASRMRYRKDGKPGKKSLSLGEQAQYYQNLALMRTGSSINMPRRRFIGPHPQVDNIVRQVADQHMQGIQTMLKQLLKPR from the coding sequence GTGAAGCAAATACTAAAAGACCTTTCTGTTGGATTATTAGACGAGTTCGACCGCAACTTTGAGCGAAAGGCTTTTTTCGATCAGCCTTGGCCGGCCCGCAGGCTCAACACCCGAGGCAGCCTGCTTGTAGTGCGTGGTGGCGGTGGGCTGCGCGGTTCGTTGCGGGCACAAATCAACCAAAACAGCATCACATTCAGCAGTCATCAACGCCATGCAGCATTGCACAACGAGGGCGGAAGCATTGTTGTAACCGAGCGAATGAAACGCTTTTTTTGGGCCATGCACTACAGGTTTGCCTCGCGCATGCGCTACCGCAAAGACGGCAAGCCGGGCAAAAAAAGCCTGAGCCTGGGCGAGCAGGCCCAATATTACCAAAATCTTGCCCTGATGCGCACCGGCAGCAGCATCAACATGCCCCGGCGCCGCTTCATTGGCCCGCATCCGCAGGTTGACAACATTGTGCGGCAAGTGGCCGACCAGCATATGCAAGGCATTCAAACCATGCTTAAACAGCTTTTAAAACCCAGATAA
- a CDS encoding DUF3164 family protein — MDTTNLSLDEKKRLMAELERELRAEEERRKKEKQAYEALRDRTVRHVFKKLEKTSEQLLKTKNEAFESFETLLKLKKDLYQVGDDRWQNQQSHTFTTDDGQLSIIIGHNVIDRWDETVSAGVELVNQWLGTLAKDDESAVLVDMIRDLLKPSKDGQLKASRVLELSKKADEINDPLLLEGVRIIRDAYRPAKTSTFIKAKSKDELGRDVWLPLSMSAL, encoded by the coding sequence ATGGACACAACAAACCTTAGCCTGGACGAAAAAAAGCGCCTGATGGCCGAGCTCGAACGCGAGCTGCGCGCCGAGGAAGAGCGCCGCAAAAAGGAAAAACAAGCTTACGAGGCCTTGCGCGACCGTACTGTGAGGCATGTGTTCAAAAAGCTCGAAAAAACCAGCGAGCAACTGTTAAAGACAAAAAACGAAGCTTTTGAAAGTTTCGAAACCTTGCTTAAACTCAAAAAAGACCTCTACCAGGTAGGCGACGACCGCTGGCAAAACCAGCAAAGCCACACCTTTACCACCGACGACGGCCAGCTGAGCATCATCATTGGCCACAATGTGATTGACCGTTGGGACGAAACCGTGAGCGCCGGTGTGGAATTGGTAAACCAATGGCTGGGCACTCTGGCCAAAGACGACGAAAGCGCCGTGCTGGTGGACATGATACGCGATTTGCTTAAGCCCAGCAAAGACGGCCAGCTAAAAGCCAGCCGTGTGCTTGAGCTGAGCAAAAAAGCCGACGAAATCAACGACCCGCTGCTGCTCGAAGGGGTGCGCATCATACGCGATGCCTACCGTCCTGCCAAAACAAGCACTTTCATTAAAGCCAAAAGCAAAGATGAACTCGGACGCGATGTATGGCTTCCGCTAAGCATGAGTGCATTATGA
- a CDS encoding ATP-binding protein produces the protein MDISTKQKVMAAVEQYLARHSMTAAELARKSGVNNSYLSLMRQGSYETDAGNGKKVEIADRYFEMLARFVGYTLQKTYWEPVPTVQMKQILAALEDAREFGSTCVITGETGSGKTFVSRMFQRNYPLDCFLVTVGSADNIGDLLEKVCEQLGVATEKTKSKTLRAVARRMQTLRFDGLKPLLIFDEAEYMKQPALCNLKELYDALNGQAGLVLLGTDQLTRNIERMRRKNRDGIPQLYRRIKFGYRPLNNIDRTFRAFLEGKDYSTDVKKFLREHCDNYGELHDVLVPALREAERTGQALSVQLIRTMLNMPEPANTLSYATRTFGN, from the coding sequence ATGGACATTTCTACAAAGCAAAAAGTGATGGCTGCCGTTGAGCAGTATCTTGCCCGCCACAGCATGACCGCGGCCGAACTGGCCCGTAAAAGCGGTGTAAACAACAGCTATCTGAGCCTGATGCGGCAAGGCAGCTACGAAACCGATGCCGGAAACGGCAAAAAAGTGGAGATAGCCGACCGCTATTTTGAGATGCTTGCCCGCTTTGTGGGCTATACCTTACAAAAAACCTATTGGGAACCGGTGCCCACGGTGCAGATGAAGCAAATTCTGGCAGCGCTTGAAGATGCGCGCGAGTTTGGCAGCACCTGTGTGATAACGGGCGAAACCGGCTCGGGCAAAACTTTTGTGAGCCGTATGTTTCAGCGCAATTATCCGCTGGATTGCTTTTTGGTTACGGTGGGCAGTGCCGACAATATAGGCGACCTGCTTGAAAAGGTGTGCGAACAACTGGGAGTGGCCACCGAAAAAACCAAGAGCAAAACCCTGCGGGCGGTTGCCAGGCGCATGCAGACCCTGCGCTTCGACGGCCTGAAGCCCTTGCTCATTTTCGACGAGGCCGAGTATATGAAGCAGCCCGCACTGTGCAATCTCAAAGAGCTTTACGACGCCCTCAACGGCCAGGCCGGACTGGTGCTGCTGGGCACCGACCAGTTAACCCGCAACATCGAGCGCATGCGCCGCAAAAACCGCGACGGCATTCCGCAGCTTTACCGCCGTATCAAATTCGGCTACAGGCCCCTCAACAACATCGACCGCACCTTTCGTGCATTTTTGGAGGGTAAGGACTATTCGACGGATGTGAAAAAATTTCTGCGCGAACATTGCGACAACTACGGCGAACTGCACGATGTGCTTGTGCCGGCACTGCGTGAGGCAGAGCGTACCGGCCAGGCATTGAGCGTGCAGCTCATACGAACCATGCTCAACATGCCCGAACCTGCAAACACATTGAGCTATGCCACGCGCACTTTCGGTAACTGA
- a CDS encoding helix-turn-helix transcriptional regulator, which yields MYRGVGLEVAEPPPEVGLGARFRQARELLGLSQHQLAEACGLTQRDISQLENNKREFIPTPLIQYLHGAGVDLNSLFGNAPSVSLKSIFTVANVLPASLPAGPCQQCALRDKIIHAQELAIEALKSKSVESIKNP from the coding sequence ATGTACAGGGGGGTAGGGTTGGAAGTGGCAGAGCCGCCACCAGAGGTGGGGCTTGGCGCTCGGTTCAGGCAGGCGCGTGAGCTGCTTGGCCTGAGCCAGCATCAATTGGCCGAGGCCTGTGGCCTCACCCAGCGCGACATCAGTCAGCTCGAAAACAACAAACGCGAGTTTATCCCCACACCCCTGATTCAATATCTGCATGGTGCAGGCGTCGATCTTAACAGCCTCTTTGGTAATGCCCCATCTGTTTCGCTCAAATCAATATTTACAGTGGCAAATGTATTGCCCGCAAGCCTCCCGGCAGGGCCGTGTCAGCAATGTGCCCTGCGCGACAAAATCATCCACGCACAGGAATTGGCCATCGAGGCCTTAAAATCCAAGTCCGTGGAAAGCATCAAAAACCCTTAA